GAACCGCAGCGGGTGGACCGGCCGGTCGGAGCAGAGGTCGAGCCGCCACGCACCGCCGCTGCGCAGCGGCGGGAGCGGGCCGCGGCGGACCTCGGCGACCCAGGCCTCGGCCGCCGCGTCACGGTGCAGCCCGGACGCGAGGTGCGCGGCGTCCAGGAGCGTGGGGTCGGTGACCACGGCGATCTGCGGCCTCGCCAGCGCCAGGACCAGGTCGCGCTCCTCGTGGTCAGGCTCCTCGGTGAGGCAGACCACGTCGGCGTACTCCACCATCGCGCTGGCGACCTCGGCGACGCCGCGTCGATCGTCCTCGGAGGTCGCGAGTCCGCGTTCGTCGAGCAGGTCGTCGCCCAGCAGGTCCTCCGCCACGCCGGCGCCGTTCAGGGCGGCGACGACGGCGGTGACGGCGACGTGCGGAGCAGTACGCGGGTTCCAGGCGAGGACCCGGCAGACCTGGGTGGCCTCGGCCGCGATGGGCAGACAGGCCACGATGCTCCCCCAGCTCCCGTGGGCGGCCAGCCGTTCCAGGGTCGGCAGGACGTCCGCGCGGATGGCACAGGTGACGCAGGCGTGCTCGAGGTCGACCTCCTCCCGCTCGATGAGCCCGGTCACGTCGCTGACGACGCGCGTCAGCACCTGGCGCTCGGAGTCGATTGTGTGGCGGACGGTCACCGCGTCGGGCAGCCCGAGCTGCAACGACAT
The genomic region above belongs to Nocardioides coralli and contains:
- a CDS encoding GTP-binding protein, with protein sequence MLISTNEPIGPRPSRRRKPVLLVSGVQEKAMLSASMSLQLGLPDAVTVRHTIDSERQVLTRVVSDVTGLIEREEVDLEHACVTCAIRADVLPTLERLAAHGSWGSIVACLPIAAEATQVCRVLAWNPRTAPHVAVTAVVAALNGAGVAEDLLGDDLLDERGLATSEDDRRGVAEVASAMVEYADVVCLTEEPDHEERDLVLALARPQIAVVTDPTLLDAAHLASGLHRDAAAEAWVAEVRRGPLPPLRSGGAWRLDLCSDRPVHPLRFQDELKILGGGPRRSRGCFWLPTRPDAVCAWDGAGGQASVGSTRSWGREEPLTRITVIGIDDDLQERAEIRAAFERCLLTDEELAQRGSRWEESWDGLEPWLGPIETVA